CCGTCGCCATCAACGGAGTCGAGTACACGGACAGCGTTGCGCTCGTTCGCGAGGCGAACGCCATCGGTGGTCGCCACGGTCTCGGCATTTCAGACCAGATCGAGAACCGCATCATCGAGGCGAAGTCGCGCGGCATCTACGAGGCGCCGGGCATGGCCCTGCTGCACGCCGCCTACGAACGCCTCGTGAACGCGATCCACAACGAGGACACCATCGCGACCTACCACAACGAGGGTCGTAAGCTCGGTCGCCTCATGTACGAGGGCCGCTGGCTCGACCCGCAGTCGCTCATGCAGCGCGAGGCCATCGTGCGTTGGGTCGCATCGGCCGTGACCGGCTCGGTCACGCTGCGCCTGCGCCGCGGTGACGACTACTCGATCATGAACACCGAGGGCCCCAACCTCTCCTACCACCCTGAGAAGCTCTCGATGGAGCGCGTCGGCGACGCCGCGTTCGGTCCCGACGAACGCATCGGCCAGCTCACGATGCGCAACCTCGACATCGCGGACTCGCGTTCGCGCCTCGAGCAGTACGCCGCGCAGGGCATCATCGCCGGCGACACCGCCGAGCTCGTTGGCAAGATGGAAGAGGGCGGCGCGCAGGCCATCGTCACCGGTGGCGAGCAGGAGGACCTCGAGGACCTCAACGCGGTATCGAACCTCGCAGCGTTCGAGGCTGGCACCGACTAACCGCCGCACCCTTGGCTAGACGGGGCCCTCGACGAGAGATTCTCGGCGAGGGCCCCGTCCATGTGTCTGAGACTCAATACTCAGCAAATCGGTTACCCAGCAAACCGTTCGATGGGATAGAGCCGGACACAAGGTTGTATCCCTAACTTTAAGTCATGAAACACATCCATCACGCAATCGATTACATCGAGCTGTTCTCGGTCGATCTCGATTCCGCGCGCACGTTCTACGAGGACGTCTTCGGGTGGCAGTTCACCGAGTATGGTCCCGACTATCTCGGTATCAAGTCGCCCTTAGGTAAGGGCGAGATCGGCGGAATCGCCGGCGGGCGAAAGCCCACCCACGGTGGA
This DNA window, taken from Gulosibacter molinativorax, encodes the following:
- a CDS encoding VOC family protein, which codes for MKHIHHAIDYIELFSVDLDSARTFYEDVFGWQFTEYGPDYLGIKSPLGKGEIGGIAGGRKPTHGGPLVLLFSEDLDATETNIVANGGNITKAPYEFPGGRRLHFRDPCGNELGVWSER